In Apis cerana isolate GH-2021 linkage group LG6, AcerK_1.0, whole genome shotgun sequence, the following are encoded in one genomic region:
- the LOC107993994 gene encoding uncharacterized protein LOC107993994, whose translation MASYRSYGDSGAYRSRVNVGIGASGFGRTTTSGGSGLPSCRNSYSTVGSGSTRLPAKERVSGFGNAFLKKDKHEEKSSFKYPGNKDADKGRLHPSRSSTEDVGAKSPLSSSRSSLFEKYSFPATKTSERPASVLDRYNRATSREKSREPDVVSRYGSNTYPGSSLARTYGNESRIEKKERADHPPVSYRGLRPNSGRNSREPSPEINVGKSNSFRMYARAPSYGRSSATSSASESSSAPISSRFGSTAGSRFFSSRSNNDRVPAAISYSGSDRFRTSGSKPMPANLKDEEAAKANPAKETAQEIYAASAKSEESKLENRLKDNETVTMVTRGTSPSPPASSSFVRSRRADIGIANQKEVSRVRKKMETKDQEVQSERSEDGSRFSRFGGGGRISGAPWSSYLDKFSSNSSGSGVYARGFNGGNATNSRVNSFAFPRSNDASRNDSSSKVSPSSSQEIHGNRNQNEQKVFGGLSFAKTDSKTSNEQGNSNQMEIKVHNGESRGCTVGKSERKGLASPSILKREDSPQQPGVLAKSPDSRESVSKSEEQQSSRESSTSKSENNSQKRPSIPRLGRIAAKNESKIAKSSSNSSNKSDGPRERRSSTPKSDASSLSKLDDSSRIVEGGHCQEPSKEASTSKSDSVSPAKDSLQSNSVQSRSTTPQSRSGSTKNLSRQTTRIDSSEGSAVNVPIGRSKSSSASSVTSQGAKIKATPPPSPGKSSVSSVSSVNLRQGGSPDARGKPPVPKSDVASASGSKSIVQPKYVNKDFRKSTLNMENGDPSQSKYSRKKKNERSMSVSSQDSQSEPNSESNVHRPAVPSESSSGSMKSNRSRLRVPSSSPSKSIISRKSETSSLASSVAEKSRSGSKSPSGKRSKQDGSSTSSEDSSNSSSSEEEEEEEEEENDKQSRPGSRPRKRRTSKSPFCEKKGKMSAGSSRTSVLASSTDEMSLTMDKPPRPPSSPRSRSDRSGKTEEAKSFLMRALAPVTNLFKNKHQDSSESGKSAGWLDSNEENADAKKSEQNNGTTASLSKSLSKSFSFTNSEKNEDRRQSSQARIRRNFSGEQPWWMDPNSENVPEGVETGSVCNDDISQETTVSSTLPDDGKFKYKVWRQESEERAWWLDSNDSGASEDARKQSATISRQESGERGWWLDSNDSAPSEETKRQSSSAVSRQDSGDKTRWLDGNDSAFSEEVKKPSRTAVWRQDSEERAWWLSSSDAAPSDESKKQSSSVISISKRESSRCSSTRSNERRNRLRHQQSGEQAWWMSDNPENVPEGVEVIPTTPTSNGNTYNDEVDDSQPYGRGTNKVRHIESGEKPWWMDSTSNVPDGVVKIPVETSNSTSDSSESFERIDIGVNPEPEIYKRSLSRFPIEFPPPPADEPLGDRASPEGVENPPDPPDNYGGRDSPYDNVQPTSRRSSPKKRPSTLPLFIGQHTNIDDLLGDTATLCPSPILSRIRKRERIGEDSGEESSECEEIDATQVIIHDSTPQTPVIQRRHRDKNERPQPDGYIPHCSRVLCTRDGIERGLAAWRRYCRLSGDRCPWRSVSRRLLVRQDTNSEPTDRWKNAKNCGDRIAAFFPSVTNRRSDENKSTAFHARSRRRLE comes from the exons GGTGACAGTGGCGCCTACCGATCAAGAGTCAACGTTGGAATCGGCGCCAGTGGTTTCGGGAGGACGACGACCTCGGGAGGAAGCGGCCTTCCGAGTTGCAGGAACAGCTACTCGACAGTCGGTTCCGGTTCCACCCGATTGCCTGCCAAGGAGAGGGTTTCCGGATTCGGGAATGCGTTCCTGAAGAAAGACAAGCATGAGGAGAAATCTAGTTTTAAATATCCCG GTAATAAAGACGCCGACAAAGGTAGACTTCACCCGAGTAGGTCGTCGACGGAGGACGTGGGGGCGAAAAGTCCATTATCGAGCAGCAGATCCTCCCTGTTCGAGAAGTACTCGTTTCCAGCTACTAAAACTTCAGAGAGGCCCGCCTCCGTTTTGGACAGATATAACCGTGCCACTTCCCGCGAGAAGAGCAGAGAGCCCGACGTGGTATCGCGATACGGATCCAACACGTATCCCGGATCGAGCTTGGCTCGAACTTATGGAAACGAGAGTAGgatcgagaagaaagagagggccGATCATCCGCCGGTTTCGTACCGTGGATTACGGCCTAACTCGGGTAGAAATTCTCGCGAGCCAAGCCCGGAAATCAACGTTGGAAAATCGAACTCGTTCAGAATGTACGCGAGAGCCCCCTCCTACGGTCGATCCAGTGCCACTTCTA GTGCCTCCGAATCGAGCTCGGCGCCAATCTCCTCGAGATTCGGCTCGACAGCTGGTAGCAGGTTCTTTTCATCGAGAAGCAACAACGACCGAGTTCCGGCAGCTATAAGCTACTCCGGATCGGACAGGTTCCGAACTTCAGGCAGTAAGCCTATGCCGGCGAATTTGAAGGACGAGGAAGCCGCGAAAGCGAATCCAGCGAAAGAAACGGCGCAAGAGATATACGCGGCATCCGCGAAATCGGAAGAATCGAAACTCGAGAACAGACTGAAAGACAATGAGACCGTTACGATGGTTACAAGGGGTACATCACCGAGTCCTCCGGCTTCCTCGTCCTTCGTGAGGAGCAGAAGAGCCGACATAGGTATCGCGAATCAGAAAGAAGTGAGTCGGGTTCGAAAGAAAATGGAGACAAAGGATCAGGAGGTTCAGAGCGAGAGATCGGAGGATGGCTCGAGGTTCTCTCGATTTGGAGGAGGAGGGCGAATCTCGGGGGCGCCGTGGTCCTCGTATCTCGACAAATTCTCGTCGAATTCGAGCGGAAGTGGCGTGTACGCGAGAGGATTCAACGGAGGTAACGCGACCAATTCGAGGGTGAATAGCTTCGCTTTCCCCAGATCGAACGATGCCTCGAGGAACGATTCTTCCTCGAAGGTATCGCCTAGTTCTAGTCAAGAAATTCATGGGAACAGAAATCAAAACGAGCAGAAAGTATTCGGCGGTTTGAGCTTCGCGAAGACGGATTCGAAAACGAGCAACGAACAAGGAAATTCGAATCAGATGGAGATTAAAGTGCATAATGGCGAGAGTCGTGGGTGCACGGTTGGTAAGAGCGAGAGGAAAGGTTTGGCGAGCCCTTCGATCTTGAAGAGAGAGGATTCGCCGCAACAACCTGGTGTTCTCGCCAAATCACCGGATTCTCGAGAAAGCGTTTCGAAAAGCGAGGAACAGCAAAGTAGCAGGGAAAGTTCGACGTCGAAGAGCGAGAATAATAGTCAGAAGAGACCTTCGATACCGAGATTAGGTCGTATCGCGGCGAAGAACGAAAGCAAGATTGCGAAATCGTCGTCGAATTCCTCGAACAAGTCGGATGGACCGCGGGAAAGGAGGAGTTCGACGCCTAAATCTGACGCTAGCTCATTATCGAAACTCGATGACTCGTCTAGAATAGTGGAGGGAGGACACTGTCAGGAACCGAGTAAAGAAGCCTCTACGTCTAAAAGCGATAGTGTTTCACCTGCGAAAGATTCTCTTCAAAG TAATTCAGTGCAGAGCAGATCGACGACACCGCAGTCACGCAGCGGCTCGACGAAAAATCTGTCCCGCCAAACGACGAGAATCGACTCTTCGGAAGGATCCGCTGTAAATGTGCCAATTGGCAGGTCGAAATCGTCGTCGGCCAGCTCGGTGACGAGTCAGGGTGCAAAAATAAAGGCGACGCCGCCGCCATCGCCAGGGAAGTCGTCCGTGTCGAGCGTTTCCTCAGTGAATCTGAGACAGGGCGGTTCGCCGGATGCTCGTGGCAAACCACCTGTGCCGAAGAGCGACGTCGCGTCGGCGTCCGGGTCCAAGAGCATCGTGCAACCCAAGTACGTGAACAAAGACTTCCGGAAGTCAACGTTGAACATGGAGAACGGGGATCCCTCCCAGTCTAAGTATagcagaaagaagaagaacgagCGTAGCATGTCCGTCAGCTCTCAAGATTCGCAATCCGAACCGAACTCCGAATCGAACGTCCATCGACCAGCCGTTCCTTCGGAATCCAGCTCAGGCTCCATGAAATCGAACAGGTCGAGGCTGAGGGTACCGTCATCTTCGCCCTCCAAGAGTATAATAAGTAGAAAAAGTGAGACGAGCAGCCTCGCTTCGAGCGTGGCCGAAAAATCGAGGAGTGGCTCGAAGTCGCCGTCGGGGAAGAGGAGCAAGCAAGACGGAAGCTCGACTTCGAGCGAGGATTCCTCGAATTCGTCGAgcagcgaggaggaggaggaggaggaggaggaggagaacgaTAAACAGTCGAGACCCGGATCGAGGCCACGCAAGAGGAGAACGTCCAAGTCCCCTTTCTGCGAGAAGAAAGGGAAGATGAGCGCTGGATCGTCGAGGACGAGCGTGTTGGCCTCGTCCACCGACGAGATGTCGTTGACGATGGATAAACCGCCGAGGCCACCGTCCAGCCCGAGATCGAGGAGCGATCGTTCGGGGAAAACCGAGGAGGCTAAATCGTTCCTGATGAGGGCCCTCGCCCCGGTCACGAATCTTTTCAAGAATAAACACCAAGATTCCAGCGAGTCGGGCAAATCGGCCGGTTGGCTAGATTCGAACGAGGAAAACGCGGACGCGAAAAAGTCGGAGCAGAACAACGGAACAACGGCGTCTCTGTCGAAAAGTCTGTCGAAAAGTTTCAGTTTCACGAACTCGGAGAAGAACGAGGACAGGAGACAGTCGAGTCAAGCTAGGATCAGACGAAATTTTTCCGGGGAACAGCCTTGGTGGATGGACCCGAACTCCGAAAACGTTCCTGAAGGTGTCGAAACGGGAAGCGTGTGCAACGACGATATTAGTCAAGAAACGACCGTCAGCAGTACCTTACCTGACGATG gcaaatttaaatacaaagtgTGGAGACAAGAATCGGAGGAACGAGCCTGGTGGTTAGACTCGAACGACAGCGGGGCATCCGAGGACGCGAGGAAGCAGTCGGCGACGATTTCGAGACAAGAATCAGGGGAGAGGGGTTGGTGGTTAGATTCGAACGATAGCGCCCCCTCGGAGGAAACGAAGAGACAATCGTCCTCGGCAGTTTCGAGGCAAGATTCGGGGGACAAGACTCGTTGGTTGGATGGAAATGACAGTGCTTTCTCGGAGGAAGTGAAAAAACCGTCGCGCACGGCGGTGTGGAGACAAGATTCGGAGGAAAGGGCATGGTGGTTGAGCTCGAGCGACGCCGCACCGTCGGACGAGTCGAAGAAACAATCGTCGTCCGTGATATCTATTTCGAAACGAGAGTCGAGCCGTTGCTCGAGCACTCGATCGAACGAGCGAAGAAATCGATTGAGACATCAACAGTCTGGAGAGCAAGCGTGGTGGATGAGCGACAATCCTGAGAACGTACCCGAGGGAGTCGAAGTCATTCCTACGACTCCTACGTCGAACGGTAACACTTACAACGACGAGGTGGACGACAGCCAGCCGTACGGCAGAGGTACAAACAAGGTCAGGCACATCGAGTCGGGTGAGAAACCATGGTGGATGGACAGCACGTCCAACGTTCCTGACGGTGTAGTCAAGATTCCTGTGGAAACGTCCAACAGTACCTCGGACTCGTCCGAATCGTTCGAGAGAATCGATATCGGTGTTAACCCTGAACCCGAGATATATAAGAGAAGCCTCTCTAGATTCCCTATCGAGTTTCCGCCACCTCCGGCTGACGAGCCACTCGGGGATCGTGCCAGTCCCGAAGGG GTGGAAAATCCTCCCGATCCTCCGGACAATTATGGGGGACGTGACTCGCCTTACGACAACGTGCAACCAACATCCAGAAGATCATCGCCGAAGAAACGTCCTTCCACGTTACCGTTGTTCATCGGTCAGCACACGAATATCGACGATCTGTTGGGAGACACGGCCACCTTGTGCCCAAGCCCGATCCTGTCTCGTATCCGCAAACGCGAACGCATAGGGGAGG ATTCGGGAGAAGAAAGTTCAGAATGCGAAGAGATCGACGCCACCCAAGTGATCATCCATGACAGCACTCCGCAGACACCTGTGATACAACGACGACATCG GGACAAAAACGAGAGACCTCAACCCGACGGCTACATTCCG CATTGTTCCAGGGTGCTCTGTACACGAGACGGAATAGAGAGGGGGTTGGCCGCGTGGCGGCGCTACTGTCGCCTTAGTGGCGACAGGTGTCCGTGGCGTTCAGTGTCGCGGCGACTGCTCGTGAGGCAAG ATACAAATTCGGAACCGACCGATCGATGGAAGAACGCGAAAAATTGTGGAGACAGAATAGCGGCGTTTTTTCCCTCCGTCACGAATCGTCGCTCTGACGAAAATAAATCGACAGCTTTCCACGCTCGTTCGCG CCGGCGactcgaatga